One window of the Chryseotalea sp. WA131a genome contains the following:
- a CDS encoding MotA/TolQ/ExbB proton channel family protein, producing MLLAQIVNTPQTTDTAISVWDLTLAGGPLMIPIALSSLVAIYIFVERVLTINRANESPDAFMGKIKELVLKGDINSAKMVCSQHDTPVARMIEKGVARIGSPLKNIEASIENVAKIELFKLEKNLSVLATVAGAAPMMGFLGTVIGMVQAFISIAQEEGSVSPKLLADGIYTAMITTVAGLVVGIIAYLGYNYLVTRVSKVVHKMEYSAIEFIDLLQEPR from the coding sequence ATGTTGTTAGCACAAATTGTAAACACCCCACAAACCACTGATACCGCCATTTCCGTTTGGGATTTGACATTGGCGGGAGGACCATTGATGATACCCATTGCACTGTCATCGTTGGTAGCTATTTACATTTTTGTTGAGCGCGTACTGACCATCAATCGTGCCAATGAAAGCCCGGATGCCTTTATGGGAAAAATCAAAGAACTGGTATTGAAAGGCGATATCAATTCTGCCAAGATGGTGTGCTCGCAACACGATACACCCGTGGCACGGATGATTGAAAAGGGTGTAGCCCGGATTGGTAGCCCATTAAAGAACATTGAAGCCTCTATCGAGAATGTGGCTAAAATTGAATTGTTCAAATTAGAGAAGAATCTTTCGGTATTGGCAACGGTAGCGGGTGCTGCCCCAATGATGGGTTTCTTAGGCACGGTGATCGGCATGGTGCAAGCGTTTATATCCATCGCACAAGAAGAAGGCTCTGTTAGTCCTAAGTTGTTAGCTGATGGAATTTATACGGCCATGATTACCACTGTGGCGGGTTTGGTGGTTGGTATTATTGCTTACCTCGGGTACAATTACTTGGTTACACGCGTTTCTAAGGTGGTTCATAAAATGGAGTACTCGGCCATTGAGTTTATTGACTTGTTACAAGAACCGAGATAG
- a CDS encoding biopolymer transporter ExbD — protein sequence MNLQSRNKIDAAFSMASMTDLIFLLLIFFMLTSSFVTPSGLPVNLPTSKPSTIEVQKVSITVTKDLQFFVNDKKVTKSTLEAELKSKLGGPKGVVVLHIDESVPTREMVFVAGIATALEAKVSIATKPK from the coding sequence ATGAATTTACAATCACGAAATAAAATAGACGCGGCCTTTAGCATGGCTTCCATGACGGATTTGATTTTCTTGTTGTTGATTTTCTTCATGCTCACTTCCTCATTCGTAACTCCATCTGGTTTGCCAGTCAACTTGCCCACCAGCAAGCCCAGTACCATTGAAGTACAAAAAGTGTCCATCACAGTAACAAAAGATTTGCAATTTTTTGTGAACGACAAAAAAGTGACGAAGTCCACTTTGGAGGCTGAGTTGAAAAGTAAATTGGGTGGCCCCAAGGGGGTAGTAGTGCTTCACATTGACGAAAGTGTGCCAACACGTGAAATGGTTTTTGTAGCGGGTATTGCTACAGCGTTAGAAGCTAAAGTTTCGATTGCCACCAAACCGAAATAA
- a CDS encoding restriction endonuclease subunit S, translating into MPKNWKTYKLSEVAEIKYGKDHKLLSDGDIPVFGSGGIMRYADKAIYDKESILIPRKGTLSNLFYLDKPFWSVDTMFYTKISEGTSGKFLYYLLKNLNLASMNVGSAVPSLTTEVLNKVEINLPDLKSQKQIASILSSLDNKIELNLQMNQTLEAMAHAIFREWFVNFKYPNSTGKLLNGLPKGWKKYNLTELLDTISSTHKFPKGKAIFLTCYFKRTLTKFSNYNFLATWS; encoded by the coding sequence ATGCCTAAGAATTGGAAAACATATAAGCTTAGCGAAGTAGCTGAAATTAAATATGGGAAGGATCACAAGCTACTTTCTGATGGCGACATCCCTGTTTTCGGTTCAGGTGGAATCATGCGATATGCTGACAAAGCCATCTATGATAAGGAGTCGATACTAATTCCAAGGAAGGGTACATTGAGCAATCTATTTTATCTTGACAAACCCTTTTGGTCTGTAGACACAATGTTCTACACGAAAATAAGTGAAGGCACTTCGGGCAAATTTCTTTACTACTTATTAAAGAACTTGAATTTAGCCTCAATGAATGTTGGCTCAGCAGTTCCAAGTTTAACAACAGAGGTTCTAAATAAGGTGGAAATAAATTTGCCAGATTTGAAATCGCAAAAACAAATCGCCTCCATCCTTTCCAGTTTAGACAACAAAATAGAACTCAACCTGCAAATGAACCAAACCCTTGAAGCAATGGCGCATGCTATTTTTAGGGAATGGTTCGTAAATTTCAAGTATCCTAACTCAACCGGAAAATTGCTAAATGGCTTACCAAAAGGCTGGAAGAAATACAACCTGACAGAGCTACTTGACACCATTTCATCCACTCACAAATTTCCGAAGGGTAAAGCAATCTTTCTAACCTGCTACTTTAAAAGAACACTCACTAAATTTAGCAATTACAATTTTTTGGCTACTTGGTCTTGA
- the dinD gene encoding DNA damage-inducible protein D produces the protein MANELSKPGSSLFEQIKRVDDKGNEYWTARDMAKVLEYSEYRHFQPVIVKAKEASKNSGHKSEDHFEDILDMIEIGKGGQRGVENIKLSRYACYLIVQNADPSKEVVALGQTYFAVQTRLREIQQMDQYNRLSTEDEKRLFLRNEMAKHNTQLAAAAKNAGVTGSLDYAIFQNHGYMGLYGGLDAKGIHKRKGLKKSQQILDHMGSTELAANLFRATQTEEKLRRENIKGKQKANQTHYEVGKKVRQTIKDIGGTMPENLPVADSIKKVESKGKPKLKKKKD, from the coding sequence ATGGCAAATGAATTATCTAAACCAGGTTCCTCGCTCTTTGAGCAAATAAAAAGGGTGGATGATAAAGGAAACGAATATTGGACAGCCCGTGATATGGCCAAAGTGCTTGAATACTCGGAGTACAGGCATTTCCAGCCAGTAATTGTTAAAGCCAAAGAGGCCAGTAAAAACAGTGGCCACAAGTCAGAAGATCATTTCGAGGATATCCTCGATATGATCGAAATAGGTAAGGGTGGCCAACGTGGAGTAGAGAATATAAAACTCTCGCGCTACGCCTGTTACCTCATTGTACAAAATGCCGACCCCTCTAAAGAAGTGGTGGCCTTGGGGCAAACGTACTTTGCTGTGCAAACCCGCCTGCGCGAAATACAGCAGATGGACCAGTATAACCGCCTGAGCACGGAAGATGAAAAGCGATTATTTCTGCGCAACGAAATGGCCAAGCACAATACGCAACTGGCGGCAGCAGCAAAAAACGCGGGCGTAACGGGTTCTCTTGATTATGCCATCTTTCAAAACCACGGCTACATGGGTTTGTATGGCGGGCTTGATGCCAAAGGCATTCACAAAAGAAAAGGCCTGAAAAAATCACAGCAGATACTCGACCACATGGGCAGCACCGAACTGGCCGCTAACCTTTTCCGTGCTACGCAAACCGAAGAGAAACTACGCAGAGAAAACATAAAGGGAAAACAGAAAGCCAACCAAACCCATTATGAAGTGGGCAAGAAAGTGCGGCAAACCATTAAAGACATTGGAGGCACAATGCCTGAAAACCTGCCCGTAGCCGATAGTATTAAAAAAGTTGAAAGTAAGGGCAAACCGAAATTGAAAAAGAAAAAGGACTAA
- a CDS encoding SAM-dependent DNA methyltransferase, with translation MTENHELEKKLWTAADKLRNNMDAAEYKHVALGLIFLKYISDAFDELYQKLEGEKKKTGADPEDKDEYTAERVFYVPPSARWKWLQGRAKLPTIGKDIDDAMDSIEKDNPTLKGVLPKDYGRPALDKQRLGELTDLIGSITLSKNGNGKGKPARPGGGDVLGFVFEYFLGQFADAEGKKGGQFYTPQSIVKLLVEMLAPEPEKRVYDGCCGSGGMFVQSERFIELHEHRKGKISVYGQESNPTTFRLAKMNLAIRGIDAKIELGDTLMNDKFPELKVDYIIANPPFNVSDYNINKAETHKWKYGIPPTGNANYAWLQHFISKLAPNGTAGIVLANGSMSSDTSTEGQIRKELIENDLVDCMVTLPPQLFYNTQIPACLWFLSRNKTNSKFRNRSNEILFIDAREIGSMISRKQKELNDADILKIANIYHQWRALPSPRGEGPGVRYKDIPGLCKSANVEEIRKNNYVLTPGRYIDFKEVKEDKKGFDKKMKSLTATLAEQMEKAGKLDKEIKKNLMKIGYEF, from the coding sequence ATGACCGAGAACCACGAATTAGAAAAGAAACTCTGGACAGCAGCCGACAAACTCCGGAACAACATGGATGCTGCCGAGTACAAGCACGTTGCACTGGGACTCATCTTCCTTAAATATATCTCTGACGCTTTTGACGAACTCTATCAAAAATTAGAAGGAGAGAAGAAGAAAACAGGAGCAGACCCCGAAGACAAAGATGAATACACAGCCGAACGAGTTTTCTACGTCCCTCCATCCGCTCGCTGGAAATGGTTACAAGGCAGAGCAAAATTACCAACCATTGGCAAGGACATTGACGATGCAATGGATTCTATTGAAAAGGATAATCCTACGCTCAAAGGTGTTTTACCTAAAGACTATGGTCGACCAGCACTCGATAAGCAACGATTAGGTGAACTCACTGACTTAATCGGCTCAATTACATTGAGCAAAAATGGAAATGGTAAAGGCAAACCTGCCCGTCCGGGAGGCGGGGACGTCTTAGGTTTTGTATTCGAATACTTCCTTGGTCAGTTTGCTGATGCCGAAGGCAAGAAAGGCGGACAGTTTTACACACCACAAAGTATTGTAAAACTTTTAGTTGAAATGCTTGCACCTGAACCTGAGAAGCGCGTCTATGACGGTTGCTGCGGAAGCGGTGGAATGTTTGTACAAAGCGAAAGGTTTATTGAATTGCACGAACACCGTAAAGGAAAGATTTCAGTTTACGGCCAAGAAAGCAACCCAACAACATTCCGGCTGGCTAAAATGAATTTGGCTATTCGCGGCATTGATGCAAAAATTGAGTTGGGTGACACATTGATGAACGACAAATTTCCAGAATTGAAAGTTGATTACATTATTGCCAATCCTCCTTTCAATGTTAGTGACTACAACATTAACAAAGCTGAAACGCATAAATGGAAATATGGAATTCCACCAACTGGGAACGCCAACTATGCGTGGCTCCAACATTTCATAAGTAAACTTGCTCCAAACGGAACAGCAGGTATTGTTTTGGCGAACGGAAGTATGAGCAGTGATACTTCCACGGAAGGGCAAATAAGAAAAGAATTGATTGAGAATGATTTAGTGGATTGTATGGTGACTCTCCCACCTCAATTATTTTACAATACGCAGATTCCAGCTTGCTTATGGTTTCTTTCAAGAAATAAAACCAATAGCAAATTCAGAAACCGCAGCAATGAAATCCTGTTTATTGATGCCCGTGAAATTGGTTCGATGATTAGCCGGAAACAAAAGGAGTTGAATGATGCTGACATTCTGAAAATTGCAAACATCTATCATCAATGGAGGGCGCTCCCCTCTCCCCGTGGAGAGGGGCCGGGGGTGAGGTACAAAGACATTCCTGGTTTGTGCAAATCGGCCAACGTTGAAGAAATACGCAAGAACAATTATGTGCTGACTCCCGGACGTTATATTGACTTTAAAGAAGTTAAAGAAGACAAAAAGGGATTTGATAAAAAGATGAAAAGTTTAACAGCCACATTAGCCGAGCAAATGGAGAAGGCTGGTAAGTTGGACAAGGAAATAAAGAAGAACTTAATGAAGATTGGTTATGAGTTCTGA
- a CDS encoding glycoside hydrolase family 65 protein: protein MKNYIKYHPWHIVEEGFDSHLNRISESLFSLGNGRMGQRANFEERYSGDTHQGTYVAGVYYPDKTRVGWWKNGYPEYFAKVLNAPSWIGIQIKIGKNELDFDKCKVSNFKRVLDMQQGLLHRTFTATLPDGKKLKVDAKRFCSMADGEVGAIRYAITPINFTANATITLSVDADVVNKDSNYDEKFWNEVSKEAKAGLALVTAETRKTLFHVTMATTFAIHTDGKKAKVTVKANKREKYADNVVVTVLKKGIETVIYKYAAVLSSENHSKKKIQDNAKKKLNAVSLKGYDKSFAEHVAVWENIWKKCDITIDGDVAAQQGIRFNIFQLMQTYTGDDARLNIGPKGFTGEKYGGSTYWDTEAYCLPFYLGTSDPKVARNLLVYRYKHLPKAIENGKKLGFKDGAAFYPFVTMNGEECHNEWEITFEEIHRTSAMAYAIRDYIDYTGDVNYLNQFGLEVLIGISRFWAQRVNWSSDKNKYVILGVTGPNEYENNVNNNWYTNYLGAWTLKYSLWAIEQVRKSDAKRLDEIVAKTKFNESAEAAKWKDIATKMYYGEDVQRGIYLQQDGFLDKELLKVTDLKPEDRPLNQKWSWDRILRSCFIKQADVLQCMYLFEDDFSLDQIKRNFDFYEPMTVHESSLSPCVHVILASKLGYKEKGYEMYLRTARLDLDDYNNDTEDGCHITSMAGTWMSVTKGFGGMRVKDGTLHFTPFIPDQWKSYSFRIDFRGRVINVKISKEKTETILESGEPIEIVLNGNKVKLS from the coding sequence ATGAAGAACTACATCAAGTATCACCCTTGGCACATTGTCGAAGAGGGTTTCGATAGCCATCTCAACCGCATTTCTGAAAGTTTGTTCAGCCTCGGAAATGGCCGAATGGGGCAGCGTGCCAATTTTGAAGAACGCTATTCAGGCGATACGCACCAAGGAACGTATGTGGCCGGTGTTTACTATCCAGACAAGACACGTGTGGGCTGGTGGAAAAATGGCTACCCCGAATATTTTGCCAAAGTATTGAATGCCCCTAGCTGGATTGGCATCCAAATTAAAATCGGTAAAAATGAATTGGATTTCGATAAATGCAAAGTCAGTAATTTCAAGCGCGTGCTGGATATGCAGCAAGGACTTTTGCACCGAACGTTTACTGCCACTTTGCCCGATGGCAAAAAACTAAAAGTAGATGCTAAACGGTTTTGTAGCATGGCCGATGGGGAAGTGGGGGCAATCCGATATGCGATTACTCCGATCAATTTCACGGCCAATGCCACCATCACCCTTTCGGTTGATGCCGATGTTGTAAACAAAGACTCTAACTACGATGAAAAATTTTGGAATGAAGTTTCGAAAGAAGCAAAAGCGGGGTTGGCCTTGGTAACAGCCGAAACGAGAAAAACATTGTTTCACGTAACCATGGCCACAACCTTCGCCATTCACACGGATGGAAAAAAAGCAAAAGTGACTGTGAAGGCCAACAAGCGCGAAAAGTATGCCGACAATGTAGTGGTGACGGTATTGAAGAAGGGCATTGAAACGGTTATCTATAAATATGCTGCGGTGCTTTCATCAGAGAATCATTCCAAAAAGAAAATACAAGACAATGCCAAGAAAAAGCTGAATGCTGTTTCATTAAAAGGGTATGATAAATCGTTTGCCGAACACGTAGCCGTTTGGGAAAATATTTGGAAAAAGTGCGACATCACCATTGATGGCGATGTAGCCGCGCAACAAGGCATCCGGTTCAATATCTTTCAATTGATGCAAACCTACACTGGCGATGACGCTCGATTGAACATTGGACCCAAAGGTTTTACAGGTGAGAAATACGGTGGCAGCACGTACTGGGATACCGAAGCCTATTGCTTGCCTTTTTACTTAGGGACATCCGATCCTAAAGTAGCCCGTAATTTGTTGGTTTATCGCTACAAACATCTCCCCAAAGCGATTGAAAACGGTAAGAAACTTGGCTTTAAAGATGGAGCAGCCTTCTACCCCTTTGTAACCATGAATGGTGAGGAGTGTCACAACGAGTGGGAAATTACGTTCGAAGAAATTCACCGTACTAGCGCGATGGCGTATGCAATTCGAGATTACATCGATTACACAGGTGATGTGAATTACCTAAATCAGTTTGGACTGGAAGTGTTGATTGGCATTTCACGTTTTTGGGCGCAGCGTGTCAATTGGTCGTCAGATAAAAACAAATATGTAATCTTGGGCGTAACGGGGCCAAATGAATATGAAAACAACGTGAACAATAATTGGTACACCAATTACCTCGGTGCGTGGACGTTGAAGTATTCGCTTTGGGCCATCGAGCAGGTAAGAAAGTCTGATGCAAAGCGATTGGATGAAATTGTTGCCAAAACAAAATTCAATGAATCGGCAGAGGCTGCGAAGTGGAAAGACATTGCTACTAAGATGTACTACGGTGAAGATGTACAGCGCGGCATTTATCTGCAACAAGATGGTTTCTTAGATAAAGAACTTTTGAAAGTAACGGATTTAAAACCTGAAGACCGCCCGTTGAATCAGAAATGGTCGTGGGACCGCATTTTGCGCTCATGCTTTATCAAGCAGGCAGATGTGTTGCAGTGCATGTACTTGTTTGAAGATGATTTTAGCCTAGACCAAATCAAACGCAATTTTGATTTCTACGAACCGATGACAGTGCATGAGTCGTCACTTTCGCCTTGCGTACACGTGATACTCGCCTCAAAATTGGGCTATAAAGAAAAGGGATATGAAATGTATTTACGCACGGCTCGCTTGGACCTTGACGATTACAATAACGATACAGAAGACGGTTGCCACATCACCAGCATGGCGGGCACATGGATGAGCGTGACCAAGGGGTTCGGAGGCATGCGGGTAAAAGATGGAACACTTCACTTTACGCCTTTCATACCTGACCAATGGAAAAGTTATTCCTTCCGAATAGATTTTAGGGGGCGCGTAATCAACGTAAAAATTTCAAAGGAAAAAACAGAAACCATTTTAGAATCTGGTGAGCCCATTGAGATTGTATTGAACGGAAATAAGGTGAAGCTTTCGTAG
- a CDS encoding WbqC family protein: protein MSKKVAIIQSNYIPWKGYFDIIKKVDAFVLLDDVQYTRRDWRNRNLIKSPQGLKWLTIPVDVKGQFEIKINEVMVADEQWPKDHWNRIKQAYSKAPCFKEFGQLIEEAYLQLHEKSLSKINYFFIKLINSILEIDTPVFWSHDFVVSDEKSTRLLDICQQLKADCYVSGPAAKDYLNEEMFKVKGIEVEWMSYNGYQPYRQLHGEFAHGVSVLDLIFNEGKDAKKYLLTFNS, encoded by the coding sequence ATGTCTAAAAAGGTTGCCATTATTCAGTCGAACTACATTCCGTGGAAGGGGTATTTTGATATCATAAAAAAGGTAGATGCTTTTGTGTTGCTCGATGATGTGCAGTACACACGCAGGGATTGGCGAAACCGTAACCTTATTAAAAGCCCGCAAGGGTTGAAATGGCTTACGATACCGGTTGATGTAAAAGGCCAATTTGAAATAAAAATCAATGAGGTGATGGTAGCTGACGAGCAGTGGCCAAAAGACCATTGGAACAGAATTAAGCAAGCCTATTCAAAAGCCCCTTGCTTCAAAGAGTTTGGTCAATTGATCGAAGAAGCTTATTTACAGCTCCACGAAAAATCTTTGAGTAAAATTAATTATTTTTTTATAAAGTTGATTAATTCAATTTTAGAAATCGATACACCTGTTTTTTGGTCACATGACTTTGTGGTTTCTGATGAGAAATCAACGCGGCTTTTGGATATTTGCCAGCAGTTAAAGGCAGATTGTTATGTATCCGGCCCAGCGGCCAAAGACTATCTGAACGAAGAAATGTTTAAGGTGAAAGGTATTGAAGTAGAGTGGATGAGTTATAACGGATATCAACCTTATCGGCAACTACATGGCGAATTTGCTCACGGGGTGTCCGTTTTGGATTTGATTTTTAACGAGGGGAAGGATGCGAAGAAATATCTTCTTACTTTTAATTCGTAA
- a CDS encoding glycosyltransferase family 2 protein, translating to MKISIVSTLYYSQNYLEEFCKRCIDTAQKITSDIELILVNDGSPDQSLRKALELQQNYPFITLVDLSRNFGHHRAIMTGLQQATGDYIFLIDCDLEEDPELLTSFYEKISSNPTVDVVYGLQTKRKGNFFERFSGWAFYKFLSLLTSIDYPADTFTARLMTHRYVQSVLRYPEKELDIWGVFVLTGYNQIGVPAVKGFKEKSTYSLYKKIRMAIEIITSLSHRPLYFTFVLGVITTVVSLAIIVSLLYRKWINNIDVEGWASILASVWFLGGLILLVLGVIGIYLSKIFLEIKNRPLTIVKQVFRK from the coding sequence TTGAAGATTTCGATTGTTTCCACGCTCTACTATTCTCAAAACTACCTCGAAGAGTTTTGCAAGCGGTGTATTGACACGGCCCAAAAAATCACGTCTGATATTGAGCTCATATTGGTAAACGATGGATCGCCTGATCAATCACTGCGCAAAGCATTGGAATTACAACAAAATTATCCATTCATCACGCTTGTTGATTTGTCTCGCAATTTTGGTCATCACCGCGCTATTATGACGGGCTTGCAGCAAGCAACTGGCGACTATATTTTTTTAATTGATTGTGATTTGGAAGAAGATCCAGAATTATTGACTTCTTTTTATGAAAAAATTTCTTCCAACCCAACGGTTGATGTGGTGTATGGGCTCCAGACAAAACGCAAAGGAAATTTTTTTGAACGGTTCAGCGGATGGGCTTTTTATAAATTTTTATCCCTGCTCACGAGCATCGATTATCCAGCCGATACATTTACGGCTCGGTTGATGACCCATCGGTACGTGCAATCAGTACTTCGCTATCCCGAAAAGGAATTGGATATTTGGGGTGTGTTTGTGCTTACAGGATATAACCAAATAGGTGTTCCGGCTGTGAAGGGGTTTAAAGAAAAATCCACCTATTCACTTTATAAAAAAATTAGAATGGCCATTGAGATCATCACCAGTCTTAGCCATCGGCCATTGTATTTTACTTTTGTGCTGGGGGTGATCACTACGGTTGTATCGTTGGCGATTATCGTTTCATTGCTCTATCGGAAATGGATTAACAATATAGACGTAGAAGGTTGGGCCAGTATTTTGGCGAGTGTTTGGTTTTTGGGTGGATTGATTTTGTTGGTATTGGGTGTGATTGGCATTTACTTATCAAAGATATTTTTAGAGATTAAGAATCGACCGCTCACGATTGTAAAACAGGTTTTTAGAAAATGA
- a CDS encoding class I SAM-dependent methyltransferase encodes MINASIESYYQNNLSAHGAGAQGVGWKNEEAQHVRFEQLLKVIYSKRPFTINDIGCGVGDLSAYISAKKIEYQYVGYDVLDEMVTQAKLKYPENGSRRFEQVNDLAQMKEADYCVASGIFNLKFEVSEASWKEYIIETIRILHGKSKLGFSFNALTSYSDKDFMKPELHYSNPTWLFDYCKTHFAKNVALLHDYSQYDFTILVKKNF; translated from the coding sequence ATGATTAACGCTTCCATTGAATCGTATTACCAAAACAATTTGTCTGCGCATGGTGCAGGCGCACAAGGAGTGGGTTGGAAAAATGAAGAAGCGCAACATGTGCGCTTCGAGCAACTGCTAAAGGTAATTTATTCAAAGAGACCTTTCACCATCAACGATATTGGTTGTGGTGTGGGTGATTTGTCTGCTTATATTTCAGCGAAGAAGATCGAATATCAATATGTAGGCTACGATGTATTGGATGAAATGGTTACCCAAGCCAAACTAAAATATCCTGAAAATGGCTCTAGAAGGTTTGAGCAAGTAAATGACTTAGCGCAAATGAAAGAAGCTGATTACTGTGTGGCCAGTGGGATTTTTAATTTGAAATTTGAAGTCTCTGAGGCGAGTTGGAAGGAGTACATCATCGAAACGATTCGTATTTTACATGGCAAGAGTAAATTAGGCTTTTCGTTTAATGCGTTGACTTCCTATTCGGATAAGGACTTTATGAAACCGGAACTGCATTATTCTAACCCAACTTGGCTATTTGACTATTGCAAAACCCACTTTGCTAAAAATGTGGCTTTACTCCACGATTACAGTCAATATGATTTCACTATTTTGGTGAAGAAAAACTTTTGA
- a CDS encoding EamA family transporter, whose amino-acid sequence MGYLYVALTVLLSSYGQLVLKWRLNQLGEVPQPLKEKFLFLFWAIFDPYIFSGFVAAFLASLTWMAALTKFDLSQAYPFTSISFILILLLSYFLLGEPVTFFKVAGCLLIMAGLILITKG is encoded by the coding sequence ATGGGCTATCTTTATGTAGCATTAACGGTATTGCTTTCTTCGTATGGTCAGCTTGTATTAAAATGGCGACTGAATCAATTGGGCGAAGTTCCACAGCCCTTAAAAGAGAAATTTCTGTTTTTGTTTTGGGCGATTTTCGATCCCTATATTTTCTCGGGTTTTGTGGCGGCATTTTTGGCAAGCCTGACGTGGATGGCAGCCCTCACCAAGTTTGACCTTTCTCAAGCCTATCCTTTTACCAGTATTTCGTTTATTTTGATTTTGCTACTCAGTTATTTTTTGTTGGGCGAACCCGTCACATTTTTTAAAGTTGCTGGTTGCTTACTCATTATGGCTGGATTGATTTTAATAACAAAAGGATGA
- the rffA gene encoding dTDP-4-amino-4,6-dideoxygalactose transaminase codes for MIGFNKPYFSGKELAYIEEAIKQEKLSGNGVFTQKCQEFFESKYGFKKTLLTQSCTAALEMAALLLDIQAGDEVIIPSYTFVSTANAFVLRGAKILFADSNASEPNISVESIRLLISKRTKAIVVVHYAGVACAMDEIMELAHQHNIFVVEDAAQAIDSYYKGKALGSIGHLAAFSFHETKNIVSGEGGMLVINDNRFVKRSEIIWEKGTNRSAFFRGEVDKYNWVDVGSSFLPSEITAAYLWAQLEQLDFIQRKRKAHWEFYFNQLKPLAMEGKVELPLMPAYATNNGHIFYLLAKNQQQQLRLLNHLKQSGVQAIFHYLPLHKSPFMMGQSAPPSLPQAERFADTLIRLPLFVELTPEQLTHIVNSIKLFYREG; via the coding sequence ATGATTGGCTTTAACAAACCATATTTTTCCGGTAAGGAACTAGCGTATATTGAAGAAGCGATCAAGCAAGAAAAATTGTCAGGCAACGGAGTATTTACACAAAAGTGCCAAGAGTTTTTCGAGAGCAAGTATGGGTTTAAGAAAACATTATTGACACAATCGTGCACTGCTGCGCTGGAGATGGCTGCTCTATTGTTAGACATCCAAGCAGGCGATGAAGTAATTATTCCTTCCTACACATTTGTTTCTACGGCCAATGCGTTTGTATTGCGTGGTGCAAAAATCCTGTTTGCCGATTCCAACGCTTCAGAACCCAATATTTCAGTGGAATCCATCCGCCTACTCATTTCAAAAAGGACAAAAGCCATTGTGGTGGTCCATTATGCAGGTGTGGCATGCGCCATGGATGAGATCATGGAGTTGGCTCATCAGCATAACATTTTTGTGGTGGAAGATGCTGCACAAGCCATTGACTCCTACTACAAAGGAAAAGCGTTGGGCTCCATTGGGCACTTGGCGGCCTTTTCGTTTCACGAAACAAAAAACATTGTTTCAGGTGAGGGCGGCATGTTGGTGATCAATGATAACCGATTTGTAAAACGTTCAGAGATTATTTGGGAGAAGGGAACGAATCGTTCGGCTTTTTTTAGGGGCGAGGTTGATAAATATAATTGGGTTGACGTAGGGTCTTCCTTTTTACCTTCCGAAATAACCGCGGCTTACCTATGGGCACAATTAGAGCAATTGGATTTTATTCAACGAAAAAGAAAAGCACATTGGGAGTTTTATTTTAATCAGCTAAAGCCGCTTGCAATGGAGGGGAAAGTAGAGCTACCATTGATGCCAGCCTACGCCACCAACAATGGACATATTTTTTATTTGCTGGCTAAAAATCAACAACAACAACTCCGTTTGTTAAACCACCTAAAGCAGTCGGGGGTTCAAGCGATTTTTCATTATTTACCGTTGCATAAAAGCCCTTTTATGATGGGCCAGTCCGCTCCACCTTCGTTGCCACAAGCGGAGCGGTTTGCTGATACACTCATCCGGCTGCCTTTGTTTGTTGAGCTTACTCCAGAGCAACTGACACATATTGTCAATTCCATCAAATTATTCTACAGAGAAGGATAA